One genomic segment of Nodularia sp. LEGE 06071 includes these proteins:
- the kdpA gene encoding potassium-transporting ATPase subunit KdpA → MGQGFLQIGLTLCIVIAIVRVLGRYMARVFLGERTLLDPLMNPIERSFFVLAGVRSKDDLTGGQYIRAVLYSNLIMSILVYTLIFYQRLLPWNPNGFDAPTWDILLHTVVSFITNTGQQHYTGETTLSYFSQVAALGFLMFTSAATGLAVGIAFIRGLTGKKLGNFYVDLTRAITRILLPISIMGAIALVFLGVPQTLDQTLVVETLEGRTQYIARGPVASFEMIKMLGDNGGGFFGVNSAHPFENPNGGANLIEIIAMIAIPASLIYTYGILSKNIKQAWLLFWMVFVVFIILIWITVGGEQQGNPLVNGTLRLEQPNLEGKEIRLGWTQTALWAVITTATMCGAVNGMHDSLMPEGLFSTLFNLFLRMIWGGQGTGTAYLFVYLILTVFLTGLLVGRTPEFLGRKIERREIILATVVLLIHPLVVLIPSAITLAYPFSLSGISNPGFHGISQVVYEYASAGANNGSSLQGLNNNTLWWNLSTCVSMFAGRYIPIIALLLLADGMSRKPTIPETPHTLKTDSLLFTTATAGLVLILGMLAFFPILALGPIAEGFKLASGS, encoded by the coding sequence ATGGGACAAGGTTTTTTGCAAATCGGCTTAACGCTGTGTATTGTTATAGCAATCGTTAGGGTTTTGGGAAGATACATGGCGCGGGTTTTTTTAGGAGAAAGAACACTGCTTGATCCTTTAATGAACCCTATAGAGCGCAGCTTCTTCGTTTTAGCAGGTGTCCGGAGTAAAGATGACCTCACAGGTGGTCAGTATATTCGGGCAGTACTGTACAGTAACTTGATCATGAGTATTTTAGTATACACATTAATATTTTATCAGCGATTACTACCTTGGAATCCCAACGGCTTTGATGCTCCTACCTGGGATATATTACTACACACAGTCGTTTCATTTATCACTAATACTGGACAGCAACACTACACAGGGGAAACCACCTTAAGTTATTTTAGCCAGGTAGCCGCTTTAGGCTTTTTGATGTTCACCTCAGCAGCCACAGGTTTAGCGGTAGGAATTGCCTTTATTCGGGGCTTGACAGGCAAAAAGCTGGGTAACTTTTACGTTGATCTGACTCGTGCCATCACGAGGATATTACTACCGATCTCAATCATGGGAGCGATCGCCTTAGTTTTCTTAGGTGTACCGCAAACATTAGATCAAACCCTGGTTGTGGAAACCTTGGAGGGCAGAACCCAATATATTGCCAGAGGGCCAGTCGCGTCCTTTGAGATGATTAAAATGTTGGGTGATAACGGCGGCGGTTTTTTTGGCGTTAACTCAGCCCATCCCTTTGAAAACCCCAACGGCGGTGCTAATTTAATCGAAATCATCGCCATGATTGCCATTCCAGCATCCTTAATTTACACCTACGGCATATTGTCCAAAAATATCAAACAAGCTTGGCTGCTATTTTGGATGGTATTTGTGGTGTTTATCATTCTCATTTGGATAACAGTCGGCGGAGAACAACAAGGTAATCCCCTCGTCAATGGCACATTGCGATTAGAACAGCCGAATTTAGAGGGCAAAGAAATTCGATTGGGTTGGACACAAACAGCACTCTGGGCAGTGATCACCACCGCCACCATGTGCGGTGCAGTCAACGGAATGCATGATTCCTTGATGCCAGAAGGACTATTTTCCACCTTATTCAACTTATTCCTGCGAATGATCTGGGGAGGACAAGGAACTGGGACAGCTTACCTATTTGTTTACCTAATTCTGACTGTGTTCTTGACCGGGTTACTCGTGGGACGCACCCCAGAATTTTTAGGACGCAAAATTGAACGGCGAGAGATTATCCTTGCCACTGTGGTACTGCTGATTCATCCCCTTGTGGTTTTAATTCCCAGTGCCATTACATTGGCTTATCCTTTTTCCCTATCTGGAATTAGTAACCCAGGATTTCACGGCATTTCTCAAGTAGTTTATGAATATGCTTCAGCTGGTGCCAATAATGGCTCTAGTTTACAGGGATTGAACAACAACACCCTATGGTGGAATTTAAGTACCTGTGTGAGTATGTTTGCCGGGCGCTACATTCCGATCATTGCCCTTTTGCTACTAGCTGATGGTATGTCTCGTAAACCAACAATCCCAGAAACGCCTCATACCCTCAAAACAGATTCGCTGTTATTTACCACTGCCACAGCTGGATTAGTGCTGATTTTGGGAATGTTAGCTTTCTTTCCCATATTGGCTTTAGGTCCCATTGCCGAGGGTTTTAAACTAGCTTCCGGTAGTTAA
- a CDS encoding tetratricopeptide repeat protein yields the protein MTYFWRLFLSLVLAFLLNCSTPTAYSLPIVNIKITASDFLSLGVSNMQRGNYLEAIENFNQALELQSDLALAYSDRCQAHLELQDYHQAITDCNQAINLAPDNLSAYLSRGLAQYRQGNDPGAIADYNQAIALHPVDFRAYYNRGLAHAGEGNYSEAIADYNLALTQIPPTTSSSLADIYNDRGLAHLVLQDSPAAMLDFNRAIRLNGQDDRAYFNLGCADGRNGDNVAAIRNFSQVIKLNPSHAPAYLNRGIARYRLGYHQGAIADLKKASEDFENQGKNIAYEKSLDLLQKLRQQLQFVTEIAFL from the coding sequence ATGACTTATTTCTGGCGATTGTTTCTCAGTCTAGTGTTGGCTTTTTTACTAAATTGTTCAACTCCCACAGCATATTCGTTACCTATTGTCAATATAAAAATTACAGCCAGTGACTTTTTAAGTTTGGGTGTAAGTAATATGCAGCGTGGTAATTATCTTGAGGCGATCGAGAATTTTAACCAGGCGCTGGAACTGCAATCAGATTTGGCTTTAGCTTATAGCGATCGCTGTCAGGCTCATCTGGAATTACAAGATTACCACCAAGCCATTACAGATTGTAATCAAGCGATAAATTTAGCCCCAGATAATTTGTCAGCGTATTTGAGCCGAGGACTAGCACAATACAGACAAGGGAATGATCCAGGTGCCATTGCTGATTATAACCAAGCGATCGCACTTCACCCTGTTGATTTTCGCGCTTACTACAACCGAGGTTTAGCCCACGCAGGTGAGGGAAATTACTCCGAGGCGATCGCTGATTACAATTTAGCCCTAACTCAAATTCCCCCAACCACAAGTTCATCCCTCGCCGATATCTACAATGACAGAGGTTTAGCTCACTTAGTTTTGCAAGACTCCCCAGCCGCTATGCTCGACTTTAATCGGGCAATTCGCCTCAATGGTCAGGATGATCGAGCTTACTTTAATCTCGGCTGTGCTGATGGTAGAAACGGGGATAATGTCGCTGCAATCCGCAATTTTTCCCAAGTTATCAAACTTAACCCTAGTCATGCCCCTGCTTACCTAAATCGGGGAATAGCGCGATATCGCTTAGGGTATCATCAAGGTGCGATCGCTGACCTGAAAAAGGCATCTGAGGACTTTGAAAACCAAGGAAAAAACATAGCCTATGAAAAGAGTTTAGATTTACT
- the petJ gene encoding cytochrome c6 PetJ, whose product MKRIISLLLLGITIFTFAFSSPALAADTVSGAKIFGANCASCHAGGKNLVQAQKTLKKDALEKYGLYSAEAIISQVTNGKNAMPAFKGRLKADQMEDVAAYVLEQADKGW is encoded by the coding sequence ATGAAAAGAATAATTTCCTTGCTACTTTTAGGCATAACTATCTTCACCTTTGCCTTCAGTAGTCCAGCTTTGGCAGCAGATACAGTCAGTGGAGCCAAAATATTTGGTGCTAATTGTGCTTCTTGTCATGCGGGTGGTAAAAATCTAGTTCAAGCTCAAAAAACTTTGAAAAAGGACGCTTTAGAAAAGTATGGTTTGTACTCAGCAGAGGCAATTATTAGTCAAGTGACAAATGGTAAAAATGCGATGCCTGCCTTCAAAGGTCGTTTAAAAGCAGACCAAATGGAAGATGTAGCTGCTTATGTGCTGGAACAAGCAGATAAAGGTTGGTAG
- a CDS encoding RpoD/SigA family RNA polymerase sigma factor has translation MYQTKQQSLKETMNIAELGTMEILETTVEHEDPSLELLDPVVESEPPVMEHLDSEERDGDHMAAARPSGYNKTEHDDAVGAFFKEMARYPLLKPDEEVELARRVRFLEEVREVQAALELELGQPTSKVQVASQLEMTEKQLESRLYQGRVAKRKMIRSNLRLVVSIAKRYLNRGVPFLDLIQEGAMGLNRATEKFDPDKGYKFSTYAYWWIRQAITRAIANDARTIRLPIHIVEKLNKLKKAQRELKQKLCRNPNEAEMAEALEISVQQLRQLQQLRRQALSLNHRVGKEEDTELMDLLEDEDNLSPEAKMNENMMRQEIWDVLGDVLTPREKDVISLRYGLTTSEPCTLEEVGNMFNLSRERVRQIQSKAMRKLRRPHIAKRLKGWLI, from the coding sequence ATGTACCAAACAAAGCAACAATCCCTAAAGGAAACTATGAACATTGCTGAATTGGGAACAATGGAAATACTGGAAACTACTGTTGAACATGAAGATCCCTCACTCGAACTTCTAGACCCAGTGGTGGAGTCAGAACCCCCAGTTATGGAACATCTGGACTCAGAAGAACGTGATGGGGATCACATGGCGGCAGCTCGGCCTTCAGGATACAATAAGACCGAGCATGATGATGCTGTAGGCGCGTTTTTTAAAGAAATGGCGCGTTATCCGTTGTTAAAGCCCGACGAAGAGGTAGAGTTAGCGCGGCGAGTCAGGTTTCTAGAGGAAGTTAGGGAAGTCCAAGCTGCTTTGGAATTAGAACTGGGACAGCCAACCAGTAAGGTACAAGTAGCCTCCCAGCTAGAGATGACTGAAAAGCAACTAGAAAGTCGCTTATATCAAGGTCGCGTCGCCAAACGCAAAATGATTCGCTCCAATTTGAGATTGGTGGTGTCAATCGCCAAGCGATACCTGAATCGGGGCGTACCTTTTCTGGATTTAATTCAGGAAGGCGCAATGGGTTTAAACCGGGCGACCGAAAAATTTGATCCAGATAAAGGTTATAAGTTTTCTACCTACGCCTACTGGTGGATCAGACAAGCAATTACGCGGGCGATCGCCAATGACGCGCGAACTATCCGTTTACCTATCCACATTGTTGAAAAACTTAACAAGCTCAAAAAAGCTCAACGAGAACTCAAACAAAAACTCTGTCGCAATCCCAATGAAGCGGAAATGGCAGAAGCTTTGGAAATTAGCGTCCAACAACTGCGCCAATTGCAACAGCTAAGGCGACAAGCACTTTCTCTGAATCACCGTGTAGGTAAAGAGGAAGACACAGAACTGATGGATTTGCTAGAAGATGAGGATAACTTATCTCCAGAAGCAAAAATGAATGAAAATATGATGCGTCAGGAGATTTGGGATGTCTTGGGTGATGTGCTAACTCCACGGGAAAAAGACGTAATTTCTTTGCGCTACGGTTTGACCACCAGCGAACCCTGTACCTTAGAAGAAGTCGGGAATATGTTCAATTTGTCCCGTGAACGAGTCCGCCAAATTCAAAGCAAAGCTATGCGGAAACTGCGTCGTCCTCATATCGCCAAGCGCTTAAAGGGTTGGTTAATCTAA
- a CDS encoding GNAT family N-acetyltransferase, producing MISRSDLILRLAEPPDSNVLFDLIKELAEYEKLSHAVTGNALDLQEHLFGSPKYVEAILAEYSGQAVGFALFFSNYSTFLTKPGIYLEDLFVLPEYRRQGIGKALLSKLAQIAVERNCGRLEWSVLDWNESAQAFYRSMGADILDEWRICRVTEEAMQELANKG from the coding sequence ATGATTTCTCGTAGCGATTTGATTTTGCGTTTAGCTGAACCACCTGATAGCAACGTACTGTTTGATTTAATTAAGGAGCTAGCTGAGTACGAAAAATTATCTCACGCCGTAACTGGGAATGCTTTGGATCTCCAGGAGCATTTATTTGGCTCCCCAAAGTATGTTGAGGCAATATTAGCAGAATATTCAGGGCAAGCTGTTGGTTTTGCCCTGTTTTTTTCTAATTATTCTACTTTTCTAACTAAGCCTGGAATTTATTTGGAAGATTTGTTTGTCTTGCCAGAATATCGCCGTCAAGGCATTGGTAAAGCTCTTTTGTCTAAATTAGCCCAAATAGCTGTAGAGCGTAATTGTGGACGATTAGAGTGGAGTGTGTTGGATTGGAATGAGTCGGCACAAGCATTTTATCGCAGTATGGGCGCTGATATTTTAGATGAGTGGCGAATTTGTCGCGTTACAGAAGAGGCGATGCAAGAGTTAGCAAATAAAGGTTGA
- the priA gene encoding primosomal protein N', producing MYKNAINLLDLRVAEPGETYETENVNRWIEVLVDCPGTTGLFTYRLPTQLKIKPGDILSVPFGTQKIGAIAIRLLTKPNIDLPPEKIKEVEDIVSEGFFPSTYWLVLNRVAAYYYTPLIQVIRVALPPGLLGRSQRRIRLLPEAEIKRQNSSSLTFLTPPAQQVLNLLQTQAVGDYSFVYLQQKVKTAYKGVRELLRFGLVESYLEPPRLNRPKRQKAVTLIGDIDGDLTTRQREILEVLRRRGGELWQSELLQICHASSSTLKTMAQKGYIVIEDKEVLRTEQGLALAPDSPKTLNPHQLNALTTIQALNGFAQVLLHGITGSGKTEVYLQAIAPLLNQGKSALVLVPEIGLTPQLTDRFRARFGGKVSVYHSALSEGERYDTWRQMLTGEPQIVIGTRSAIFAPLPNLGLIILDEEHDSSFKQDSPIPTYHARTVAQWRAELENCPLILGSATPSLESWVNLANTPHPTPHTPHPTYYLSLPERIYSRPLPPVELVDMRLELQQGNRSIFSRPLQAALQQLQEKQQQGILFIHRRGHSTFVSCRSCGYVMECPHCDVSLSYHQTEEGAPQLLRCHYCNYTRSHPPQCPECGSPYLKFFGSGTQRVAQELAKQFPQLSYIRFDSDTTRNKGAHRHLLTQFANGEAHLLVGTQMITKGLDLPQVTLVGVVSADGLLHLSDYRASERAFQTLTQVAGRAGRGDDPGRVIVQTYTPEHPVIGAVQQHDYQSFSQTELEERQALNYPPYGRLILLRLSSLDPIQVQNTAQIIATALSCSEGFDILGPAPASIVRVANRYRWQIMLKFDPDALPNLPDWESVRSLCPDSVSLTIDVDPLNIM from the coding sequence ATGTATAAAAATGCCATAAATTTACTCGATTTGCGGGTTGCTGAACCTGGAGAAACTTACGAAACTGAAAATGTAAATCGATGGATTGAAGTTCTGGTAGACTGTCCAGGAACTACGGGATTATTTACCTATCGATTGCCAACGCAGTTAAAAATAAAACCCGGTGATATCTTAAGTGTACCATTTGGTACTCAAAAAATAGGCGCGATCGCCATTCGTTTATTGACAAAACCAAATATCGATTTACCACCAGAAAAAATCAAGGAAGTAGAAGATATAGTCAGCGAAGGATTCTTCCCCAGTACTTATTGGTTAGTATTAAATCGAGTAGCTGCATATTACTATACGCCTTTAATTCAGGTGATCCGGGTGGCATTACCGCCAGGCTTATTGGGGCGATCGCAACGTCGTATCCGCTTGCTCCCAGAAGCAGAAATAAAAAGACAAAATTCCTCATCTTTAACTTTCCTGACTCCCCCAGCCCAGCAAGTTTTAAACCTTTTGCAAACTCAAGCAGTCGGAGACTATAGCTTCGTCTACCTGCAACAAAAAGTCAAAACAGCCTATAAAGGTGTGCGGGAATTGTTGCGATTTGGGTTAGTAGAAAGTTATTTAGAACCACCGCGACTAAATCGGCCAAAGAGACAAAAAGCCGTTACCTTGATTGGTGACATTGATGGTGATTTAACGACTCGCCAACGAGAAATTTTGGAAGTATTGCGACGACGTGGCGGAGAATTATGGCAGAGCGAATTATTACAAATTTGTCATGCTAGTTCCTCTACCCTGAAGACAATGGCACAAAAGGGCTACATCGTCATTGAAGACAAAGAAGTGCTGCGAACAGAACAGGGACTAGCATTAGCCCCAGACAGCCCCAAAACGTTAAATCCTCACCAACTCAATGCCTTAACGACTATCCAAGCCCTGAATGGGTTTGCTCAAGTCTTGTTGCATGGGATCACAGGTTCAGGCAAAACAGAGGTATATTTACAAGCGATCGCACCTCTACTCAATCAAGGTAAATCCGCCCTAGTTTTAGTTCCCGAAATTGGCCTCACGCCCCAGCTAACAGACCGTTTCCGCGCCCGTTTCGGCGGTAAAGTCAGCGTTTATCACAGCGCCCTTTCCGAAGGCGAACGTTACGACACTTGGCGACAAATGCTCACCGGAGAACCCCAAATCGTCATCGGGACTCGGAGCGCCATTTTTGCTCCTTTACCCAATTTAGGTTTAATCATCTTAGACGAAGAACACGACAGCAGCTTTAAACAAGATTCTCCCATCCCCACCTACCACGCCCGCACCGTCGCCCAATGGCGCGCCGAATTAGAAAATTGTCCTTTAATTCTCGGTTCCGCCACCCCTTCATTAGAAAGTTGGGTAAATCTCGCCAATACCCCACACCCCACACCCCACACCCCACACCCTACTTATTACCTTTCCCTCCCCGAACGCATCTACTCGCGCCCATTACCACCGGTGGAATTAGTCGATATGCGGCTAGAGTTACAGCAGGGAAATCGTTCTATATTTAGTAGACCGCTACAAGCAGCTTTACAGCAACTACAAGAGAAGCAACAACAGGGAATTTTATTTATTCATCGCCGGGGACACAGTACCTTTGTCTCTTGTCGCAGCTGTGGTTATGTAATGGAATGTCCCCATTGTGATGTGTCGCTGTCCTATCACCAGACAGAAGAAGGCGCGCCGCAATTACTACGCTGTCATTACTGTAACTATACGCGATCGCATCCTCCCCAATGTCCCGAATGCGGTTCACCATACCTGAAATTCTTTGGTAGCGGAACTCAGCGCGTCGCCCAAGAATTAGCAAAACAGTTTCCGCAATTAAGTTATATCCGTTTTGATAGCGATACCACCCGCAATAAAGGCGCACATCGTCACCTACTGACTCAATTTGCTAACGGTGAAGCCCATTTATTAGTAGGAACACAAATGATCACCAAAGGTTTAGATTTACCCCAGGTGACACTAGTCGGCGTTGTCTCTGCTGATGGTTTGTTGCATTTATCAGATTATCGCGCCAGCGAGCGAGCATTTCAAACCCTAACTCAAGTAGCCGGACGCGCTGGTAGAGGCGATGATCCCGGTCGAGTGATTGTGCAAACTTACACCCCAGAACATCCTGTAATTGGGGCGGTACAACAACATGATTATCAGTCTTTTTCTCAAACAGAATTAGAAGAACGCCAAGCGCTGAATTATCCCCCCTATGGACGGTTAATTTTATTGCGCTTGAGTAGTTTAGATCCCATTCAAGTCCAGAACACAGCCCAAATTATCGCCACAGCTTTAAGTTGTAGCGAAGGATTTGATATCCTCGGCCCAGCCCCAGCCAGTATTGTGCGGGTAGCTAACCGTTATCGTTGGCAAATTATGCTGAAGTTTGATCCCGATGCTTTACCAAATTTACCTGATTGGGAGTCAGTGCGATCGCTTTGTCCTGATTCTGTGAGTTTAACGATAGATGTAGATCCATTAAACATCATGTGA